A single region of the Actinoplanes sp. SE50/110 genome encodes:
- a CDS encoding HAMP domain-containing protein has protein sequence MTVHRQTAGAAVADRDLRQLLAGLTAVRDGDFGTRLPEDGDGLLGEIATVFNGMVDQLSLFTSEVTRVAREVGTEGQLGGQAEVPSVSGTWKDLTDSVNAMAGNLTDQVRDIAQVATAVARGDLSQKITVDVRGEILELKNTINTMVDQLSSFADEVTRVAREVGSEGRLGGQAEVPGVAGTWRDLTDSVNFMAGNLTNQVRNIAQVTTAVARGDLSQKITVDARGEILELKSTINTMVDQLSSFADEVTRVAREVGTDGRLGGQAQVSGVAGTWRDLTDSVNSMAGNLTGQVRSIAQVATAVARGDLSQKITVAARGEILELKNTINTMVDQLSSFADEVTRVAREVGTEGRLGGQADVKGVSGTWKDLTESVNVMGDNLTAQVRSIAEVTTAVARGDLTQKIRVDARGEILELKETINTMVDQLSAFADEVTRVAREVGTEGRLGGQARVLNVGGTWKDLTDNVNVMASNLTNQVRSIALVATAVAQGDLSKKITVEAKGEVAVLAQTINTMVDTLGAFADEVTRVAREVGTEGQLGGQARVPNVAGTWKDLTDNVNSMANNLTGQVRNIAQVTTAVAQGDLTKKIDVDARGEILELKTTINTMVDQLSSFAAEVTRVAREVGSEGRLGGQAEVEGVSGTWKRLTENVNELAGNLTRQVRAIAEVTSAVATGDLTRSITVDASGEVAELKDNINFMVESLRETTRANQEQDWLKTNLARISSLMQGHRDLEVVASLVMNELVPLVDAQLGTFLLVDDGTAGAELRVVGSYGHVGAGLRFAFGESLVGQAALAKRRIVVDDVPADYFLVSSSLGSAAPMQVVVLPIMVEEQVLGVIELAGVKPLTEVHHDFLNQLMETIGVNVNTMVANARTDVLLTESQRLAAELQARSEELQARSEELQRSNAELEDKATLLARQNRDIETKNSEIEQARQELEARAQQLALASKYKSEFLANMSHELRTPLNSLLVLAQLLAQNPTRNLSAKQVEYATVIHSAGTDLLQLINDILDLSKVEAGKMDIAPEAFELRNLLDYVEATFRPLTTSRGLDFEVSTAADVPTLLVTDEQRLRQVLRNLLSNAVKFTEQGRVRLEIGLARPEELSPALAEQQTVVAFRVVDTGIGIAEQQLTAIFDAFQQADGTTSRRYGGTGLGLSISREIAWLLGGEISARSRLGKGSTFTLYMPVQSATVAGASIAEPAFNPGPLVTMPPAGPGGPRRLLVVEPHPEGLLTLIARGAATTLAETHGMFEVVTVVDPEAAIAELRSQTFHLVVLDPALQGFLKALHDETGLRTLPVLVYQTQHAPLGNDTLLQAFAQTRPLETLSSLDDLRERITLHMSAETGQPVMPATRPIESMAELTRAAGNLSGRKVLVVDDDARNVFALTNILELHGMEVVYAENGRKGIEVLAQNDDVDLILMDVMMPEMDGYAATAAIRAMPKYSRLPIIAVTAKAMHGDREKSLSSGASDYVTKPVDAEDLLACIERWLAQPPMGQE, from the coding sequence ATGACAGTGCACCGGCAGACGGCGGGTGCGGCGGTGGCCGACCGGGATCTGCGGCAGCTGCTGGCCGGTTTGACCGCGGTGCGCGACGGTGACTTCGGTACCCGGCTGCCCGAGGACGGCGACGGGCTGCTCGGCGAGATCGCCACCGTGTTCAACGGCATGGTGGACCAGCTGTCGCTGTTCACCTCCGAGGTGACCCGGGTGGCCCGCGAGGTGGGCACCGAGGGTCAGCTGGGCGGGCAGGCCGAGGTGCCGAGCGTCTCCGGCACCTGGAAGGACCTGACCGACTCGGTGAACGCGATGGCCGGCAACCTGACCGACCAGGTGCGCGACATCGCGCAGGTGGCGACCGCGGTGGCCCGCGGCGACCTGTCGCAGAAGATCACCGTGGATGTCCGCGGCGAGATCCTGGAGTTGAAGAACACCATCAACACGATGGTGGACCAGCTGTCGTCGTTCGCCGACGAGGTGACCCGGGTGGCCCGGGAGGTGGGCAGCGAGGGCCGGCTGGGCGGACAGGCCGAGGTGCCCGGGGTGGCCGGCACCTGGCGGGACCTGACCGACTCGGTGAACTTCATGGCCGGCAACCTGACCAACCAGGTCCGCAACATCGCCCAGGTGACCACGGCGGTGGCCCGCGGTGACCTGTCGCAGAAGATCACCGTCGACGCGCGCGGCGAGATCCTGGAGCTCAAGAGCACCATCAACACGATGGTGGACCAGCTGTCGTCGTTCGCCGACGAGGTGACCCGGGTGGCCCGGGAGGTCGGCACGGACGGGCGCCTCGGCGGGCAGGCCCAGGTCAGCGGGGTGGCCGGCACCTGGCGCGACCTGACCGACTCGGTGAACTCGATGGCCGGCAACCTGACCGGCCAGGTGCGCAGCATCGCCCAGGTGGCCACCGCGGTGGCCCGCGGCGACCTGTCCCAGAAGATCACCGTGGCGGCCCGCGGCGAGATCCTGGAGCTGAAGAACACCATCAACACGATGGTGGACCAGCTGTCGTCGTTCGCCGACGAGGTGACCCGGGTGGCCCGGGAGGTCGGCACCGAGGGCCGGCTCGGCGGGCAGGCCGACGTGAAGGGGGTCTCCGGCACCTGGAAGGACCTCACCGAGTCGGTGAACGTCATGGGTGACAACCTGACCGCGCAGGTGCGCAGCATCGCCGAGGTGACCACCGCGGTGGCCCGCGGCGACCTGACCCAGAAGATCCGGGTCGACGCGCGCGGCGAGATCCTGGAGCTCAAGGAGACCATCAACACGATGGTCGACCAGCTCTCCGCGTTCGCCGACGAGGTGACCCGGGTGGCCCGGGAGGTCGGCACGGAGGGCCGGCTCGGCGGGCAGGCCCGGGTGCTGAACGTGGGCGGCACCTGGAAGGACCTGACCGACAACGTCAACGTGATGGCGTCCAACCTGACCAACCAGGTGCGCTCGATCGCGCTGGTGGCGACCGCGGTGGCGCAGGGCGACCTGAGCAAGAAGATCACCGTGGAGGCCAAGGGCGAGGTCGCCGTCCTGGCACAGACCATCAACACGATGGTCGACACGCTCGGCGCGTTCGCCGACGAGGTGACCCGGGTGGCCCGCGAGGTCGGCACCGAAGGACAGCTCGGTGGCCAGGCCCGGGTGCCGAACGTGGCCGGCACCTGGAAGGACCTGACCGACAACGTCAACTCGATGGCGAACAACCTGACCGGTCAGGTGCGCAACATCGCCCAGGTGACCACCGCGGTGGCCCAGGGTGACCTGACCAAGAAGATCGACGTGGACGCCCGCGGCGAGATCCTGGAGCTCAAGACCACCATCAACACGATGGTCGACCAGTTGTCCAGCTTCGCCGCCGAGGTGACCCGGGTGGCCCGCGAGGTGGGCAGCGAGGGCCGGCTGGGCGGGCAGGCCGAGGTGGAGGGCGTCTCCGGCACCTGGAAGCGGCTCACCGAGAACGTCAACGAGCTGGCCGGCAACCTGACCCGGCAGGTGCGCGCGATCGCCGAGGTGACCAGCGCGGTCGCCACCGGCGACCTGACCCGGTCGATCACCGTGGACGCCTCCGGCGAGGTGGCCGAGCTCAAGGACAACATCAACTTCATGGTGGAGTCGCTGCGCGAGACCACCCGGGCCAACCAGGAGCAGGACTGGCTCAAGACCAACCTGGCCCGGATCTCCTCGCTCATGCAGGGCCACCGCGACCTCGAGGTGGTCGCCTCGCTGGTGATGAACGAGCTGGTCCCGCTGGTGGACGCGCAGCTGGGCACGTTCCTGCTGGTCGACGACGGCACGGCGGGCGCGGAGCTGCGCGTGGTGGGCAGTTACGGGCACGTCGGCGCCGGACTGCGGTTCGCCTTCGGCGAGTCCCTGGTGGGACAGGCCGCGCTGGCGAAACGACGGATCGTGGTCGACGACGTGCCGGCCGACTACTTCCTCGTCTCCTCCAGCCTCGGATCCGCGGCGCCGATGCAGGTGGTGGTATTGCCGATCATGGTGGAGGAGCAGGTCCTCGGGGTGATCGAGCTGGCCGGTGTCAAGCCGCTCACCGAGGTGCACCACGACTTCCTGAACCAGCTGATGGAGACGATCGGCGTCAACGTCAACACGATGGTCGCCAACGCGCGCACCGACGTGCTGCTCACCGAGTCCCAGCGGCTCGCCGCCGAGCTGCAGGCCCGCTCCGAGGAGCTGCAGGCCCGCTCGGAGGAGCTGCAGCGCTCCAACGCCGAGCTGGAGGACAAGGCGACGCTGCTGGCCCGGCAGAACCGGGACATCGAGACGAAGAATTCCGAGATCGAGCAGGCCCGCCAGGAACTGGAGGCCCGCGCCCAGCAGCTGGCGCTCGCCTCCAAGTACAAGTCGGAGTTCCTCGCCAACATGAGCCACGAACTGCGTACGCCGCTGAACTCGCTGCTCGTCCTGGCGCAGCTGCTCGCGCAGAACCCGACCCGCAACCTCAGTGCCAAGCAGGTGGAGTACGCCACGGTCATCCACTCGGCCGGCACCGACCTGCTCCAGCTGATCAACGACATCCTGGACCTGTCCAAGGTCGAGGCCGGCAAGATGGACATCGCTCCGGAAGCCTTCGAGCTGCGCAACCTGCTCGACTACGTGGAGGCGACGTTCCGCCCGCTGACCACCTCCCGGGGGCTGGACTTCGAGGTCTCCACCGCCGCCGACGTGCCCACCCTCCTGGTCACCGACGAGCAGCGGCTGCGCCAGGTGCTGCGCAACCTGCTGTCCAACGCGGTCAAATTCACCGAGCAGGGCCGGGTGCGGCTGGAGATCGGCCTGGCCCGACCGGAGGAGCTGTCGCCGGCCCTGGCCGAGCAGCAGACGGTGGTCGCGTTCCGGGTGGTCGACACCGGCATCGGCATCGCCGAGCAGCAGCTGACCGCGATCTTCGACGCCTTCCAGCAGGCCGACGGCACGACCAGCCGCCGCTACGGCGGCACCGGCCTGGGCCTGTCGATCAGCCGGGAGATCGCCTGGCTGCTCGGCGGCGAGATCAGCGCCCGCAGCAGGCTGGGCAAGGGCAGCACCTTCACCCTCTACATGCCGGTCCAGTCGGCGACCGTGGCCGGCGCGTCGATCGCCGAGCCGGCCTTCAACCCGGGCCCGCTGGTCACCATGCCGCCGGCCGGACCGGGTGGGCCGCGCCGCCTGCTGGTCGTCGAGCCGCATCCGGAGGGCCTGCTCACGTTGATCGCCCGGGGCGCCGCCACCACGCTTGCCGAGACCCACGGCATGTTCGAGGTGGTCACCGTGGTCGACCCGGAGGCCGCGATCGCCGAGCTGCGGTCGCAGACCTTCCACCTGGTGGTGCTGGACCCGGCCCTGCAGGGCTTCCTCAAGGCGCTGCACGACGAGACCGGGCTGCGCACGCTGCCGGTGCTGGTCTACCAGACCCAGCACGCGCCGCTGGGCAACGACACCCTGCTGCAGGCGTTCGCCCAGACCCGGCCGCTGGAGACCCTGTCCAGCCTGGACGACCTGCGGGAACGGATCACGCTGCACATGTCGGCGGAAACCGGGCAGCCGGTGATGCCGGCGACCCGGCCGATCGAGTCGATGGCCGAGCTGACCCGGGCCGCCGGCAACCTGTCCGGGCGCAAGGTGCTGGTCGTCGACGACGACGCGCGCAACGTGTTCGCGCTGACCAACATCCTGGAGCTGCACGGCATGGAGGTGGTCTACGCCGAGAACGGCCGCAAGGGGATCGAGGTGCTGGCCCAGAACGACGACGTCGACCTGATCCTGATGGACGTGATGATGCCGGAGATGGACGGGTACGCCGCGACCGCGGCGATCCGGGCCATGCCAAAGTACTCCCGGCTGCCGATCATCGCGGTGACCGCCAAGGCGATGCACGGCGACCGGGAGAAGAGCCTGTCCTCGGGCGCCAGTGACTACGTCACCAAACCGGTCGATGCCGAAGATCTGCTCGCGTGTATCGAACGCTGGCTCGCGCAACCGCCGATGGGCCAGGAATAG
- a CDS encoding RNA polymerase sigma factor SigF — protein MTVIAETATHVDAAASTDPASELITAMAALPAGHPSRPGLRDRAIEAWLPLARHLANRYANRGEPRDDLHQVAVVGLIKAVDRFEADRGVDFAGFAIPTIAGELKRYFRDKTWSVRVPRRLQELRLAITTANNTLSHTLGRSATVADIAEHLGITEDEVIEGLEGARAYNSTSLSTPVSENGSELGDTLGGMDAGFEEAELRIALGPAMAALDEREQKIVSLRFYGNLTQSQIAEQIGISQMHVSRLLTKALAKLRSRLDGAII, from the coding sequence ATGACTGTCATCGCTGAGACCGCAACCCACGTCGACGCCGCGGCGAGCACCGACCCGGCCAGTGAGCTGATCACCGCGATGGCGGCGCTCCCGGCCGGACATCCGTCCCGGCCCGGCCTGCGCGACCGGGCCATCGAGGCGTGGCTGCCGCTGGCCCGCCACCTGGCCAACCGGTACGCCAACCGGGGCGAGCCGCGCGACGACCTCCACCAGGTCGCCGTCGTCGGCCTGATCAAGGCGGTGGACCGGTTCGAGGCGGACCGCGGCGTCGACTTCGCCGGCTTCGCGATCCCCACCATCGCCGGCGAGCTCAAGCGCTACTTCCGGGACAAGACCTGGTCGGTGCGGGTGCCGCGGCGGCTGCAGGAGCTGCGCCTGGCGATCACCACGGCGAACAACACGCTCAGCCACACGCTGGGCCGCTCCGCCACGGTCGCCGACATCGCCGAGCATCTCGGCATCACCGAGGACGAGGTGATCGAGGGCCTGGAGGGCGCCCGCGCCTACAACTCGACCAGCCTGTCCACCCCGGTCAGCGAGAACGGCTCGGAGCTCGGCGACACCCTCGGCGGCATGGATGCCGGCTTCGAGGAGGCCGAACTGCGCATCGCCCTGGGCCCGGCGATGGCCGCCCTCGACGAGCGCGAGCAGAAGATCGTGAGCCTGCGCTTCTACGGCAACCTGACGCAGTCGCAGATCGCCGAGCAGATCGGCATCTCCCAGATGCACGTCTCCCGGCTGCTGACCAAGGCCCTCGCCAAGCTCCGCTCCCGCCTCGACGGCGCGATCATCTGA
- a CDS encoding methyl-accepting chemotaxis protein, producing MRRFSIGARLFGAFAVVLALLFAVAVVAYATIVAQRDAATQVRRLELLTRQAGEIKTHATTLNGWQAGFINDIYRLGAGRALGGDSVAYKAWQQERDAFRGFLAQVDTASMTEAERDVFNRLTTELATYVDINDKVVAAYRPGTPKALWNADQIALYDSWNSYYRIMVSAQRLAASVDDRSVAAVRSSADDARRAELVILIATGLALALGALSAVVVTRSIVRPVGSARDALRRMADRDLTVEPPADSGRDEVAQMSAALGEAVVAVRTIVSDVARQAEILTHTSAELDAVSGAFAKSVGDTSEQAGLVAGAAEDVNRNVDTMAAGSQQMGASIEEISRNAAEAASVAAEAVAAAHSANRTVANLGTSSSAIGDAVKLITSIAAQTNLLALNATIEAARAGDMGKGFAVVAGEVKDLAQESARAADEIDALVQAIQSDTGAAVTAIEMIGEVVGRISDYQTGIAGAVEEQTATTGEMNRGAVAAAGGTATIAENIRAVAAASAATSAEVARSREAAAELSRMSAQLRDAVAQFRY from the coding sequence GTGCGCCGCTTCAGCATCGGTGCCCGGCTGTTCGGCGCCTTCGCCGTGGTGCTGGCACTGCTGTTCGCCGTTGCCGTGGTCGCCTATGCGACCATCGTTGCGCAGCGTGACGCTGCCACCCAGGTCCGCCGGCTGGAACTGCTCACCCGCCAGGCCGGCGAGATCAAGACCCATGCGACCACGCTCAACGGCTGGCAGGCCGGGTTCATCAACGACATCTACCGGCTCGGGGCCGGCCGCGCGCTGGGCGGCGACTCGGTGGCGTACAAGGCCTGGCAGCAGGAGCGGGACGCGTTCCGCGGATTCCTGGCACAGGTCGACACCGCGAGCATGACCGAGGCCGAACGCGACGTCTTCAACAGGCTCACCACCGAGCTGGCCACGTACGTAGACATCAACGACAAGGTCGTCGCCGCATACCGCCCGGGCACCCCGAAAGCGCTCTGGAACGCCGACCAGATCGCCCTGTACGACAGCTGGAACAGCTACTACCGGATCATGGTGTCCGCGCAGCGGCTGGCCGCGTCGGTCGACGACCGCAGCGTGGCGGCGGTCCGCTCGTCGGCGGACGACGCCCGCCGCGCCGAGCTGGTCATCCTGATCGCGACCGGGCTGGCCCTGGCGCTCGGCGCGCTGTCCGCGGTCGTGGTGACCCGCAGCATCGTGCGGCCGGTCGGCTCGGCCCGGGACGCGCTGCGCCGGATGGCCGACCGGGACCTGACCGTCGAGCCGCCGGCGGACAGCGGCCGCGACGAGGTCGCCCAGATGTCGGCCGCGCTGGGGGAGGCGGTCGTCGCGGTCCGCACCATCGTCTCCGACGTGGCCCGGCAGGCGGAGATCCTCACTCACACGTCGGCGGAGCTGGACGCCGTCTCCGGCGCCTTCGCCAAGTCGGTCGGCGACACCTCCGAGCAGGCCGGCCTGGTCGCCGGGGCGGCCGAGGACGTCAACCGCAACGTCGACACGATGGCCGCCGGATCGCAGCAGATGGGCGCGTCGATCGAGGAGATCTCCCGCAATGCCGCGGAGGCGGCCTCGGTGGCCGCCGAGGCGGTGGCCGCGGCACACTCCGCCAACCGGACCGTGGCCAACCTGGGCACCTCCTCGTCCGCGATCGGTGACGCGGTGAAGCTGATCACCAGCATCGCCGCGCAGACCAACCTGCTGGCACTCAACGCCACCATCGAAGCGGCCCGGGCCGGCGACATGGGCAAGGGCTTCGCCGTGGTCGCCGGCGAGGTCAAGGATCTGGCGCAGGAGAGCGCCCGCGCCGCCGACGAGATCGATGCGCTGGTGCAGGCCATCCAGTCGGACACCGGTGCGGCGGTCACCGCGATCGAGATGATCGGCGAGGTGGTGGGCCGGATCAGCGACTACCAGACCGGGATCGCCGGCGCGGTCGAGGAGCAGACCGCCACCACCGGGGAGATGAACCGGGGTGCGGTGGCCGCGGCCGGTGGCACCGCCACCATCGCCGAGAACATCCGGGCGGTCGCCGCCGCCTCCGCGGCCACCTCGGCCGAGGTGGCCCGCTCCCGGGAAGCGGCCGCCGAACTGAGCCGCATGTCCGCCCAGTTGCGCGACGCGGTCGCCCAATTCCGGTACTGA
- a CDS encoding BMP family protein, with the protein MSKRTATGLLGAALTLLLSACSAAMVPVAPADSSGLGRQSVHVGIAYDSAGRGDKSFNDAAAAGVDRAKQELLVEASEAKTQAESDDARAAALRGLAAGGSNPVIAVGFLYAAAVGKVAKEFPGTLFAIIDDDSVTADNVVALLFSEEQGSYLVGVAAGLATKRHRVGFVGGVDVPLIHKFAAGYVAGVHSVSPDVQVDVRYLTKPPDFGGFSAPAKGKAAAQQMIAGGADVIYAAAGGSGTGVFEAATAAPGHVWTIGVDSDQYATAAEAVRPHILTSMLKRVDNGVFQEIQAFVKGDRAGGRKRYDLKVDGVGYATSNKALGPYVPGMEKARYRILSGAVRVPVS; encoded by the coding sequence ATGAGCAAGCGCACCGCCACCGGCCTGCTCGGCGCGGCCCTCACCCTGCTGCTGTCGGCCTGCTCGGCGGCCATGGTCCCGGTCGCCCCGGCCGACTCTTCCGGCCTCGGCCGGCAGAGCGTGCACGTCGGGATCGCGTACGACAGCGCCGGGCGCGGCGACAAGAGTTTCAACGACGCCGCGGCGGCCGGCGTCGACCGGGCCAAGCAGGAGCTGCTGGTCGAAGCCTCGGAGGCCAAGACGCAGGCCGAGAGCGACGACGCCCGGGCGGCGGCGCTGCGCGGGCTGGCCGCCGGCGGCAGCAACCCGGTCATCGCGGTCGGATTCCTGTACGCCGCGGCGGTCGGCAAGGTCGCCAAGGAGTTCCCGGGCACCCTGTTCGCGATCATCGACGACGACTCGGTGACCGCCGACAACGTGGTCGCGCTGCTGTTCTCCGAGGAGCAGGGCTCGTACCTGGTGGGCGTCGCGGCCGGGCTGGCCACCAAACGTCACCGGGTGGGTTTCGTCGGCGGCGTGGACGTGCCGCTGATCCACAAGTTCGCGGCCGGCTACGTCGCCGGGGTGCACAGCGTCAGCCCCGATGTCCAGGTGGACGTGCGCTACCTGACCAAGCCGCCCGACTTCGGCGGGTTCAGCGCGCCGGCCAAGGGCAAGGCCGCCGCCCAGCAGATGATCGCCGGCGGGGCGGACGTGATCTACGCGGCGGCCGGCGGCTCGGGCACCGGGGTGTTCGAGGCGGCGACGGCCGCGCCCGGGCACGTCTGGACGATCGGCGTCGACTCCGACCAGTACGCCACCGCCGCCGAGGCGGTGCGCCCGCACATCCTGACCTCGATGCTCAAGCGTGTCGACAACGGCGTGTTCCAGGAGATCCAGGCCTTCGTCAAGGGCGACCGGGCCGGCGGCCGGAAACGCTACGACCTCAAGGTCGACGGCGTCGGCTACGCCACCTCCAACAAGGCCCTGGGCCCGTACGTGCCGGGCATGGAGAAGGCGCGATACCGGATCCTGAGCGGCGCGGTACGGGTACCGGTGTCCTGA
- a CDS encoding NAD(P)H-dependent glycerol-3-phosphate dehydrogenase produces the protein MRITVLGAGSWGTTVASVLTRRDHESLIWARNPDTADEINVKHTNDRYLQGFRLPARLRATADLAEAAAHAELLVVGVPTGAFRATLESVRPSLHPWIPVVSLSKGLERDSLLRMTEVVKQVLPGHPAAALTGPNLAKEIMSGMAAATVIATEDLTVAAEIQRVFRRGLLRVYTNHDVIGCEVGGALKNVVAIATGIAQGLGVGDNTRAGVISRGLAELTTLAVAMGGEATTLAGLAGMGDLVATCISPHSRNRHVGEQLGRGRGLDDILAEMGQVAEGVKTVHAAVRLADRHGLPMPITRTIHRVVTGEITAERAYAGLLRSHPAGHESEPG, from the coding sequence ATGCGGATCACCGTGCTGGGCGCCGGATCGTGGGGGACCACGGTGGCGTCCGTGCTCACCCGCCGGGATCATGAGTCGCTGATCTGGGCGCGCAACCCGGACACCGCCGACGAGATCAACGTCAAGCACACCAACGATCGGTATCTCCAGGGTTTCCGGCTGCCCGCCCGGCTGCGGGCCACCGCGGATCTCGCCGAGGCGGCGGCCCACGCCGAGCTGCTGGTGGTCGGCGTGCCGACCGGGGCGTTCCGGGCCACGCTGGAGAGTGTCCGGCCCAGCCTGCATCCGTGGATCCCGGTGGTCAGCCTCAGCAAGGGTCTCGAACGTGACTCGCTGCTGCGGATGACCGAGGTGGTCAAGCAGGTGCTGCCCGGGCATCCGGCGGCCGCGCTGACCGGGCCGAACCTGGCCAAGGAGATCATGTCGGGGATGGCGGCGGCCACCGTGATCGCCACCGAGGACCTGACCGTGGCCGCCGAGATCCAGCGGGTGTTCCGCCGGGGACTGCTGCGCGTCTACACCAACCACGACGTGATCGGCTGCGAGGTCGGCGGCGCCCTGAAGAACGTGGTGGCGATCGCCACCGGGATCGCCCAGGGCCTCGGGGTGGGTGACAACACCCGGGCCGGCGTGATCTCCCGCGGGCTGGCCGAGCTGACCACCCTGGCCGTCGCGATGGGCGGCGAGGCGACCACCCTGGCCGGGCTGGCCGGGATGGGTGACCTGGTCGCGACCTGCATCAGCCCGCACAGCCGCAACCGGCACGTCGGCGAGCAGCTGGGCCGCGGCCGCGGCCTGGACGACATCCTGGCCGAGATGGGCCAGGTGGCCGAGGGCGTCAAGACGGTGCACGCCGCGGTGCGGCTCGCCGACCGGCACGGCCTGCCGATGCCGATCACCCGGACCATCCACCGGGTCGTGACCGGCGAGATCACCGCGGAGCGGGCGTACGCGGGTCTGCTGCGCTCACATCCGGCCGGGCACGAGTCGGAGCCGGGCTGA
- a CDS encoding heavy-metal-associated domain-containing protein, whose amino-acid sequence MATETYTVTGMTCSHCVNSVSAEIGRLPGVTAVQVDLASGAVTVTSDGSLDEAAVAAAVDEAGYRLAR is encoded by the coding sequence ATGGCCACCGAGACCTATACCGTGACCGGAATGACCTGCTCGCACTGCGTCAACTCGGTGAGCGCCGAGATCGGGCGGCTGCCCGGCGTGACCGCCGTCCAGGTCGATCTGGCCTCCGGCGCGGTCACCGTCACCAGCGACGGATCTCTCGACGAGGCCGCGGTGGCCGCGGCCGTCGACGAGGCCGGCTACCGGTTGGCGAGGTAG